Proteins encoded within one genomic window of Glycine soja cultivar W05 chromosome 1, ASM419377v2, whole genome shotgun sequence:
- the LOC114405820 gene encoding EPIDERMAL PATTERNING FACTOR-like protein 2, whose amino-acid sequence MGRDHHLVVCGQRLSFLSISLCFLIISSWTQMGLVTEGRKTPKQNGFYQAVHDDKAMVRAQIGSRPPKCERRCRSCGHCEAIQVPTNPQAQNGKINSSTVSTIAFTMGEGGSNYKPMSWKCKCGNRIFNP is encoded by the exons ATGGGGCGTGATCATCACCTTGTTGTTTGTGGCCAAAGACTCAGTTTTCTTAGCATTTCTCTTTGCTTTCTGATAATTTCAAGTTGGACCCAGATGGGACTTGTTACTGAAG GTAGAAAGACTCCCAAACAGAATGGTTTCTATCAG GCAGTACATGATGATAAGGCAATGGTGAGGGCACAAATAGGGTCAAGGCCACCAAAATGTGAGAGAAGGTGCCGGTCTTGTGGACACTGTGAGGCCATTCAGGTACCTACAAATCCTCAAGCGCAGAACGGGAAGATCAACTCTTCAACTGTGTCTACTATTGCTTTTACAATGGGAGAAGGTGGCTCTAACTACAAGCCTATGAGTTGGAAGTGCAAATGTGGGAACCGGATTTTCAACCCCTAA